From one Eptesicus fuscus isolate TK198812 chromosome 3, DD_ASM_mEF_20220401, whole genome shotgun sequence genomic stretch:
- the MYLK gene encoding myosin light chain kinase, smooth muscle isoform X2: MAMISGLSGRKSSTGSPTSPLNAEKLESEGDVAQAFLEAVAEEKPHVKPYFSKTIRDLEVVEGSAARFDCKIEGYPDPEVVWFKDDQSIRESRHFQIDYDEDGNCSLIISDVCGDDDAKYTCKAVNSLGEATCTAELIVETMEEGEGEGEEEEEEEEEE, encoded by the exons ATGGCAATGATCTCAGGGCTCAGTGGCAGGAAGTCCTCAACAGGATCACCAACCAGCCCTCTCAACGCAGAAAAACTAGAATCGGAAG GAGATGTCGCCCAAGCTTTCCTGGAGGCTGTTGCTGAGGAAAAGCCCCATGTAAAACCCTATTTCTCTAAGACCATTCGTGATTTAGAAGTGGTGGAGGGAAGTGCTGCTAGATTTGACTGCAAGATTGAAG GATACCCAGACCCTGAAGTCGTCTGGTTCAAAGACGACCAGTCCATCAGGGAGTCCCGCCACTTCCAGATAGACTACGATGAGGATGGGAACTGCTCTTTAATCATTAGCGATGTGTGCGGGGATGATGATGCCAAGTACACCTGCAAGGCTGTCAACAGTCTCGGAGAAGCCACCTGCACAGCGGAACTCATTGTGGAAACcatggaggaaggagaaggagaaggggaagaagaggaagaagaggaagaggaagagtga